Proteins from one Verrucomicrobiia bacterium genomic window:
- a CDS encoding VIT family protein, producing MRTHHSERHRTQRVGWLRAAVLGANDGIVSTASLIAGVASAHAARGDVLISGIAGLVAGAMSMAAGEYVSVSSQADTEKADLTREKRELETDAEYEKKELAGIYEERGLTPELAGQVAEQLMQHDALGAHARDELGITEGFAARPVQAAFSSAGAFSFGAALPILVALGAPESRIVPAVTGTALVCLALMGALAARAGGAPVWKSVTRVVFWGALAMGLTAAVGAFFGTVGA from the coding sequence ATGAGAACTCACCATTCGGAACGTCACCGCACTCAGCGCGTGGGATGGCTGCGCGCGGCGGTTCTCGGGGCCAATGATGGCATTGTGTCGACCGCAAGCCTGATCGCGGGAGTGGCGTCGGCCCATGCCGCGCGCGGGGATGTCCTGATCTCCGGCATTGCCGGCCTTGTCGCCGGGGCCATGTCCATGGCGGCCGGAGAATATGTGTCCGTGAGTTCACAGGCCGACACGGAAAAGGCCGACTTGACCCGCGAAAAGCGGGAGCTGGAAACGGACGCGGAGTACGAGAAAAAAGAACTCGCGGGCATCTACGAAGAGCGCGGCCTTACTCCGGAATTGGCGGGGCAGGTGGCGGAGCAGTTAATGCAGCACGACGCGCTCGGCGCCCACGCGCGCGACGAGCTGGGGATCACCGAGGGATTTGCCGCGCGTCCGGTCCAGGCCGCGTTTTCCTCCGCCGGGGCTTTTTCTTTCGGCGCGGCCCTTCCGATTCTGGTGGCTTTGGGAGCTCCTGAGTCCAGGATTGTTCCCGCGGTTACCGGGACGGCGCTTGTGTGTCTTGCCTTGATGGGCGCGCTGGCGGCGCGGGCAGGCGGGGCCCCGGTCTGGAAAAGCGTAACGCGCGTCGTTTTTTGGGGCGCCCTGGCCATGGGACTGACAGCGGCCGTCGGAGCGTTCTTCGGAACCGTCGGGGCTTAG